From a single Peromyscus maniculatus bairdii isolate BWxNUB_F1_BW_parent chromosome 4, HU_Pman_BW_mat_3.1, whole genome shotgun sequence genomic region:
- the Stk35 gene encoding serine/threonine-protein kinase 35 isoform X3, producing the protein MGHQESPLTRAAAGGAAYIKRLRKVLSWRELEDSHGDLEAQASPGSVAVTAGAAPRPAARLARVTASRPTRLGRQPRLGTDHHPARAPGGNRSARKWNSAGQITIQGTAPPHLGARRRDEAGGARAAPLLLPPPPAAMETGKENGARRGTKSPERKRRSPVQRVLCAKLRPAAQAMDPALAEAPGEAFLARRRPEGGGGGGGSPARPRYSLLAEIGRGSYGVVYEAVAGRSGARVAVKKIRCDAPENVELALAEFWALTSMKRRHQNIVQFEECVLQRNGLAQRMSHGNKNSQLYLRLVETSLKGRSFGTHSLIMSRTGWQRVQVVAIS; encoded by the exons ATGGGCCACCAGGAATCTCCACTGACCAGAGCAGCGGCGGGAGGTGCAGCTTACATAAAGAGGTTACGTAAAGTGCTCAGCTGGCGCGAACTCGAGGACAGCCACGGGGATCTGGAAGCCCAGGCCTCCCCCGGGAGCGTTGCTGTCACTGCAGGAGCAGCGCCGCGACCGGCTGCACGTCTCGCCCGGGTCACCGCCTCGCGCCCTACGCGGCTCGGCAGACAACCTCGGCTCGGAACGGACCATCATCCGGCGCGGGCTCCAGGGGGGAACCGGTCCGCCCGGAAGTGGAACAGCGCCGGGCAG ATCACAATCCAAGGTACCGCTCCTCCGCATCTCGGGGCTAGACGGAGGGATGAGGCAGGGGGGGCCCGGGCGGCGCCGTTGCTGCTCCCCCCGCCTCCCGCAGCCATGGAAACGGGGAAAGAGAACGGAGCCCGCAGAGGGACAAAAAGCCCGGAGCGGAAAAGGCGAAGCCCAGTGCAGCGGGTGCTCTGCGCGAAGCTGAGGCCGGCGGCCCAGGCCATGGATCCCGCTTTGGCCGAGGCCCCGGGCGAGGCCTTCCTGGCCCGGCGGCGGCCagagggcggcggcggcggcggtggtagCCCTGCTCGGCCGCGCTACAGCCTGTTGGCAGAGATCGGGCGCGGCAGCTACGGCGTGGTTTACGAGGCTGTGGCTGGGCGCAGTGGGGCCAGGGTGGCAGTCAAGAAGATCCGCTGCGACGCCCCCGAGAACGTGGAATTGGCGCTAGCTGAATTCTGGGCCCTGACCAGCATGAAGCGCCGTCACCAGAATATCGTGCAGTTTGAGGAGTGCGTCCTGCAGCGCAACGGGCTAGCCCAGCGCATGAGTCACGGCAACAAGAACTCACAGCTGTACCTGCGCCTGGTGGAGACTTCACTCAAAG